The genomic window CCGGCGACGACCACGAGTGCCACCGCGCAGTTGAGCACCAGGTCGAGCATGAGCGGCCGGTCGCCGGAGGCGCGACTCGCGACGGGGTCGAAGGCGCGCAGCACCTGCTGCTTGAGCGTCACGGCCACCGCGGCGGCCGCGGCGAGCGACACGACGACGAGCGGGAGGACCTCCTCGGGCGAGATCGTGAGGACGCGGCCGAACAGCAGCGCCTCGAGCGCACCGGCGTAGTCGTCGCTGCGCGAGACCACGATGACGCCCACGCTGAACGTGGCGGTCAGCACCACCGCGACCGCGGCGTCGGAGGTCACCCTCGCGCGCACCAGCAGGGTGAGCGCCACGGCGCCCGCGAGCGCCGCGATCGCCGCGCCCGGGAGCAGCCCCGCGGTGCCGCCCACGACGAGGCCGATCGCGAGCCCGGGGAACACGGCGTGCGTGAGCCCGTCGCTGATGAACTCCAGCCCCCGGAGGTTGACGAGCACGCCGACGATCCCGGCGACGACCGACAGCACCAGCAGCACGAGGAGGGCCCGTCCCATGAACGGCAGCGCGTAGGCGCCGACGAGGGCATCCCATGCCGTCATCGGACGCATTCCCTCTGCGGCATCAGTGGCCCTCGTGGCCGGGCACGACGAGCGTGTGCTCGTCGATCTCGACCTCGACGCCCTCGAAGCACTCCTGCACGTTGCGCAGCGTGAGGACCTCGTCGACGGGGCCGCAGCCCACCTGCTCGCCGTTGACGAGCAGCACCGCGTCGCACACCTCGCGCGCGAGGTCGAGGTCGTGGGTCGACACGATCACGGCGACGCCGCGTGACTTGAGGGTCCGCAGGGTGGCGATGAGGGCGTCGCGGTTCGCCTGGTCGAGGCCGTTGAACGGCTCGTCGAGCAGGAGCAGCCGCGGCTCGGAGGCGAGTGCGCGCGCCAGCAGCCCGCGCTGCCGCTGGCCGCCCGACAGCTCGCCGAACCGACGGTTCGCGCGATCGGCGAGCCCCACGGTCGCGAGCGCCTCGCGCACCGCGTCGCGGTCGTGACGACCGGGCCAGCGGAGGAGTCCGAGCCGGCGGTACCGGCCCTGCATGACCACCTGCGCGAGGCTGATCGGGAACTCGGGGTCGAGTTCGGCCGACTGCGGGAGGAACCCGATCATGCCGTTCGCGGCATCCGCTCGCCCTGAGATGAGCATCTCCCCCTCGACGAGTGGCACCAGGCCGAGGATGCCGCGCAGCAGCGTCGACTTGCCCGCGCCGTTCGGCCCGATGACTGCGAGCGCCTCCCCCGGAGCGACGGTCACGTTCAATCCCGAGACGCCCGCGCCTCCGGCGTAGCGGAACGCGGCGTCGCGAAGGCGCAGGACGGGGCTCGCGTCGCTCATGCCGTCATCCTCGCAGGGCCTCGGGCAGCGCGGAAGGCTCGACGCCCCAGGACTCGAGGATCAGGCGCGCGTTGTGGACCTGGCTGCCGAGGTACGTCTCGCCGTCCGTGCCGGGCTGTCCGAGCGAGTCGCCGTAGAGGGCGTCGTCGCCGGAGTACACCGCGACCCCCGCCTCCTCGGCGATGGTCTCGGCGGCCTTGGGCGAGATCGACGCCTCGGAGAACACGGCCTTCACGCCGGTGGCCTGGATGCGCGCCACGAGCGCGTCGATCTCGGCGGCGCTCGGCTCGGCGTTGTCGTCGAAGCTCGGGATGACGCTGCCGACGAAGGTCACGTCGTAGGCGTCGAGGAAGTACGTGAACGCGTCGTGGTTCGTCACGAGCAGGCGCTGCCCGACGGGCACGGTGTCGACGTTCTCGGTGATCCAGGCGTCGAGCGCCTGCAACTTCGCGGAGTAGTCGGCCTCGCTCGCGCGCAGGGCGTCGTCGTCGATGCCGTCGACCTCGGCGAGGCCGTCGGCGATGTTGGCCACCATGTGCTCGGCCAACGCCGGATCGGTCCAGATGTGCGGGTTGCCGGCACCGTGATCGTGGTCTTCCGAGTGCTCGTCCCCCTCGGCGTGGTCGGGCTCCCCTGCGGTGTGCTCCTCCTCCGTCGCGGCCAGCTCGATGCCGGTGCTCGCGTCGATCAGCACGCCGTCGAAGCCCGACGCGGCGATCGCATCGTCGAGCCAGCTCTCGAGGCCGCCGCCGTTGACGACCAGGGCATCGGCTGAGCCCAGCGCGAGCAGCTGCGCTGCCGAGGGGTCGAACGAGTGCGCGCTCTGGCCCGGCTGGAGCAGCCCCGTGACCTCGGCCTGCTCCCCCGCCAGCTGCGTGGCGAAGTCGGTCACCTGGGTCGTGGTGGCCACGATGGCGGGCTCGTCGTCGCCGCCGGTACCGGGGCTCGCGCACCCCGCGAGCGCGACGATGGACCCCGCGGCGAGGACGGGGACGAGCAGGCGGGCGCGACGAGCCGGATCGGTGGGCATGCGAACACGCTACGCTTATTGATAATGGTTGTCAACATCGTTTGGTTCGTTGCGCGCGGGTGAACGGATGTCGCGCGGTGACGGAACTCTGTGGACAGCGGTCGCGTGCGACGGTGGTCCATGCGAGCATGTCAGCCGTGGAAATCACCACGGCTCCGATCGCCCTGCACCCGTTCACCGTCGCCGACGCCGAGCGACTCCTCGCCGGCGACGTCGATCCCCTCGACGGATGGGAGGGCGGCTACTCGTTCACCGACGAGCCCGAACTGCTGGCCGAGTACCTCCGGTCCGTGCGCCGGGACGGCGATCCCGCGCCCTACGGCCCGTACCTCGTGCGGCGGGTCGGCGGCGCGGGGGAGGGCGCGGCGATCGGAGGCGTGAACCTCTTCGGTCCGCCCGACGAGCGGGGCGCCGTCGAGTTCGGCTTCGGCCTGGTCCCCGCCGCGCGAGGCCAGGGCCTCTCGCGGCACGTGGTCGCCGAGACGATCGAGCTCCTGCGTTCCGCCGGCGCCGCGATCGCGCGGGCCGACTGCGAGATCGCGAACCTCCCGGCCCGCCGCGTGCTCGAGCAGGCGGGCCTGGTCGAGGTCGGCCGCACGAGCGACCTCGTCACGCTCGAGATCCGGCTCTGACCGCGGCGGCTACTCGAGCAGCAGCGCCGGCTCCTCGATGATCGAGGCGACGTCGGCGAGGAACCGGCTCGCCACGTCGCCGTCGACGACGCGGTGGTCGAACGAGCCGCCGATCGTCGTCACGTAGCGCGGCCGCACCTCGCCGTCGACCACCCACGGCTTCTGCTTGATCGTGCCCAGCGCGACGATCGCGACCTCGCCGGTGTTGAGGATCGGCGTTCCGGTGTCCATCCCGAACACGCCGATGTTGGTGATCGTGATGGTGCCGCCCTGCATCTCGGCGGGCTGCGTCTTGCCCTCGCGAGCGGTCAACGTGAGCTGCTCGAGCGCGGTGGCGAGCTCGACCATCGACATGGCCTGCGCCTCCTTCACGTTCGGCACGATCAGCCCGCGCGGGGTCGCGGCGGCGACGCCGAGGTTCACGTAGTGCTTGACGATGATCTCCTCGTCGGTCCACTGCGCGTTCACGGTGGGATTGCGACGCGCCGCCCAGATCATCGCCTTCGCCATGATCAACAGGGGCGAGACCCTGATGCCCGCGAAGTCGGGCGAGGCCTTGAGCCGCTTCACGAACTCCATCGTGCGGGTCGCGTCGACGTCGACGAACACCGATACATGCGGCGCGGAGTATGCGCTCTGCACCATCGTCTGCGCGATGGCCTTCCGCACGCCCTTGACGGCGATCCGCGTCTCGCGATCGGCTGGGAGCTCGGGCGTCTGGATATTGCGGAACACGCTCGCCTGGCTCGCCTCGCGGATCACGTCGTCGCGCGTGACCTCGCCGATCGGGCCGGTCGGCGTGACGCGCGACAGGTCGACGCCGAGGTCCTTCGCGAGCTTGCGGATCGGCGGCTTCGCGATCACCGGGATGCCGTCCTCCGCCGCTCGGGCCGGCTCGGGCTGCGCGGCGCCGGCTGCGGGCGCGGCGACCGGCCCGCCCGGCGTCGTCGATACGGAGTCGGCTGGCGACGGCGGCACGAGGTGCTCGTGCGCGCCCCCGGGCGACGGATGGCGTCGGCGGCGGCTGCGGGCCGGACCCGAACTGCCGTGGCCGACGAGGACGGCGCCGCCCTCCGACTCGGCCGGGGCCGGGCTCGCGGGCGCCGCGGCGGCCACCGGGGGAGCCGTGATCGGCTGATCGCCGGAAGACATGCCAGAAGCGGCATCCGTTCGGATCACGAGGATGGGCGTGCCCACGTCGACGGTCCGACCCTCCTCCACGAGCAGCTCGGCGACCGTGCCCTCGAACGCGCTCGGCAGTTCGACGAGCGACTTCGCCGTCTCGATCTCCACGAACACCTGGTCGAGCGAGATGCGGTCGCCGGGCGCGACGCGCCACTGCACGATCTCGGCCTCGGTGAGGCCCTCGCCCACGTCGGGCAGCGGGAACCGGATCTCGCTCATCGTGCTCCTCAGGTCGTTCGTCGGGGTCAGAAGGCCAGTGCGCGGTCGACCGCCTCGAGCACGCGATCCGCGCTCGGGAGGTACTCGGTCTCGAGCGCGGCAGGCGGGAACGGGGTGTCGAAGGCCGAGACCCGCAGGACCGGCGCCTCGAGCGAGTAGAACGCGCGCTCGGCGACGGTCGCGGCGATCTCGGAACCGACGCTCACGGAGCCGTACGCCTCCTGGGCCACGACGAGTCGGCCCGTGCGCTGGACCGAGTCGACGATGGGGCCGTAGTCGATGGGGGAGAGCGACCGGAGGTCGACCACCTCGAGGCTGCGGCCCTCCTCGGCGGCGATGTCGGCCGCCTGCAGGAGCGTGGCGACCATCGCGCCGTGACCGACGAGCGTGAGGTCGTCGCCACGGCGCACGATCCGGCTGGAGTGGAGGGGGAGCCCGGAGTGGTCGTGGTCGACCGGCCCCTTCGGCCAGTACCGGCTCTTCGGCTCGAAGAAGAGCACGGGGTCGTTCGAGGCGATGGCCTCCTGGATCATCCAGTACGCGTCGTGCGGGCTCGACGGGCTGACGACGCGCAGTCCCGGCGTGTGCGCGAAGTAGGCCTCGGGGCTCTCCTGGTGGTGCTCGATCGAGCCGATGTGGCCCCCGTACGGCACCCGGATGACGACGGGCATCGGCACGCTCCCGTCGTGGCGCAGGGTGAGCCGGGCCAGCTGCGTGGTGATCTGGTCGAAGGCGGGGAAGATGAACCCGTCGAACTGGATCTCGACGACCGGGCGGTAGCCGCGCATCGCGAGCCCGATCGCCGTGCCCACGATGCCGGACTCGGCGAGGGGCGTGTCGAGCACCCGCCGGTCGCCGAACTCGGCGAGCAGTCCCTCGGTCACGCGGAACACGCCGCCGAGCGCACCGATGTCCTCGCCCATGAGCAGGACCTTGGGATCGTTGCGCATCGCCTCGCGCAGGCCCGCCGTGATGGCCTTCGCCATCGAGAGCGTGTGCACGCCGCGGAGCTCGCCCGACGCCGTCTCGGCGGGCGAGCCCGGAAGGGTCTCTGCCGTCTCGACCGTCATGCCTGGTCTCCTTCGAACGAGTTCTCGTACTCCTCGAGCCACGCCGCCTGGGCCTCGACGAGCGGGTGGGGCTCGCTGTACACGTGCGCAAAGATGTCCGAGCGTGGGGGAGCGGTGATCTCGAGGGTTCGACTGCGCACGTCGGCCGCGACATCCGCCGCCTCCTCGTCGACCTCGTCGAAGAACGCGGATGCCGCGCCCCGGCGCTCGAGCCAGGTGCGGTAGCGCGTGATCGGGTCGCGAGCGGTCCAGAACGCGACCTCGTCGTCGGTGCGGTACTTGGTGGGATCGTCGGCCGTCGTGTGCGCGCCCATCCGGTAGGTGACCGCCTCGATGAAGCTCGGCCCCTCGCCGGCGCGCGCCTCTTCGAGCGCCTGCCGGGTCACCGCATAGCTGACCAGCACGTCGTTGCCGTCGATGCGGAGGCCGGGCATGCCGAAGCCGCCGCCGCGCAGCGAGAGCGGGCTGCGCGACTGGCGCGAGACCGGCACGGAGATCGCCCACTGGTTGTTCTGCACGAAGAAGACCTGCGGGGTCTGGTAGCTCGACGCGAACACGAGGGCCTCGTTGGCGTCGCCCTGGGAGGTCGAGCCGTCGCCGTAGTACACGAGCACCGCGGCATCCGCCTCGGGATCGCCCGTCGCCGTGGCGCCGTCGAACTGCAGGCCCATCGCGTACCCGGTGGCATGCAGGGTCTGCGACGCGAGCACGAGCGTGTAGAGGTGGAAATTGCCGTTCTCGGCCGGGTCCCAGCCCCCGAGGGTCGCCCCCTTCAGGAGTCGCATGATGCCGACCGGGTCGAGCCCGCGGATCATGCCGACGACGTGCTCGCGGTACGACGGGAAGATGTGGTCCTGGGGGCGCGCGGCGCGCGCCGAACCGACCTGCGCGGCCTCCTGGCCGTGGCTCGGCACCCAGAGCGCGAGCTGACCCTGCCGCTGCATGTTGGCGCCCATGACGTCGAGACGACGCGAGATCACCATGTCGCGGTAGAACTGCTCGAGGGTCGCATCGGGCAGCGCTTCGACGATGGGCAGGTAGGCCTCGGCCTCGGGGGTCGGGCGCAGGTCGCCCTCGGGCGTCAGGAGCTGGACCGTCGGAGCGGTGAAGTCGCGTGAGGGGGCTGCCACCGTTCCACGGTACCCGCTAGGTGGAGGGCCCTTCTTGTGAAGGTTCGACAAGCTCACCGAGAACCCTTAGGAGTACGTCCACAGACTCGGTCTCGCCGACCGAGACCCGGATGCCGTCGCCGGGGAACGCCCGGGCGACGATCCCGGCCTCGAACAGGCGCTCGGCCACCTCGACGGTGCGCTCGCCCGTGGGCAGCCAGACGAAGTTGCCCTGCGCCTCGGGGATCGGCCAGCCCTGGGCCACGAGCGCGTCGCGGAGGCCCTCACGGCGCTCGACCAGGGCGGCGACGCGCCGGAGCAGCTCAGCCTCGGCCTCGGGCTCGATCGCAGCGAGCGCGCCCGCCGTGGCCACCGCCGTGACGCCGAGGGGGATCGCGGTCGCCCGTGCCGCGTCGAGGATCCCGACCGGGCCGATCGCG from Agromyces aurantiacus includes these protein-coding regions:
- a CDS encoding metal ABC transporter permease gives rise to the protein MTAWDALVGAYALPFMGRALLVLLVLSVVAGIVGVLVNLRGLEFISDGLTHAVFPGLAIGLVVGGTAGLLPGAAIAALAGAVALTLLVRARVTSDAAVAVVLTATFSVGVIVVSRSDDYAGALEALLFGRVLTISPEEVLPLVVVSLAAAAAVAVTLKQQVLRAFDPVASRASGDRPLMLDLVLNCAVALVVVAGASTVGTLLVLALLIVPGASSRLVTERLWWLFPIAAGVGALSAWLGLSLGFAASVGAGVDLPAGSTVVGVFVLVYTVLLAVRVIRDRMAGAPRRRAPRSIGDRVESVVAAVEGER
- a CDS encoding metal ABC transporter ATP-binding protein gives rise to the protein MSDASPVLRLRDAAFRYAGGAGVSGLNVTVAPGEALAVIGPNGAGKSTLLRGILGLVPLVEGEMLISGRADAANGMIGFLPQSAELDPEFPISLAQVVMQGRYRRLGLLRWPGRHDRDAVREALATVGLADRANRRFGELSGGQRQRGLLARALASEPRLLLLDEPFNGLDQANRDALIATLRTLKSRGVAVIVSTHDLDLAREVCDAVLLVNGEQVGCGPVDEVLTLRNVQECFEGVEVEIDEHTLVVPGHEGH
- a CDS encoding metal ABC transporter substrate-binding protein, which codes for MPTDPARRARLLVPVLAAGSIVALAGCASPGTGGDDEPAIVATTTQVTDFATQLAGEQAEVTGLLQPGQSAHSFDPSAAQLLALGSADALVVNGGGLESWLDDAIAASGFDGVLIDASTGIELAATEEEHTAGEPDHAEGDEHSEDHDHGAGNPHIWTDPALAEHMVANIADGLAEVDGIDDDALRASEADYSAKLQALDAWITENVDTVPVGQRLLVTNHDAFTYFLDAYDVTFVGSVIPSFDDNAEPSAAEIDALVARIQATGVKAVFSEASISPKAAETIAEEAGVAVYSGDDALYGDSLGQPGTDGETYLGSQVHNARLILESWGVEPSALPEALRG
- a CDS encoding GNAT family N-acetyltransferase; the protein is MEITTAPIALHPFTVADAERLLAGDVDPLDGWEGGYSFTDEPELLAEYLRSVRRDGDPAPYGPYLVRRVGGAGEGAAIGGVNLFGPPDERGAVEFGFGLVPAARGQGLSRHVVAETIELLRSAGAAIARADCEIANLPARRVLEQAGLVEVGRTSDLVTLEIRL
- a CDS encoding dihydrolipoamide acetyltransferase family protein — its product is MSEIRFPLPDVGEGLTEAEIVQWRVAPGDRISLDQVFVEIETAKSLVELPSAFEGTVAELLVEEGRTVDVGTPILVIRTDAASGMSSGDQPITAPPVAAAAPASPAPAESEGGAVLVGHGSSGPARSRRRRHPSPGGAHEHLVPPSPADSVSTTPGGPVAAPAAGAAQPEPARAAEDGIPVIAKPPIRKLAKDLGVDLSRVTPTGPIGEVTRDDVIREASQASVFRNIQTPELPADRETRIAVKGVRKAIAQTMVQSAYSAPHVSVFVDVDATRTMEFVKRLKASPDFAGIRVSPLLIMAKAMIWAARRNPTVNAQWTDEEIIVKHYVNLGVAAATPRGLIVPNVKEAQAMSMVELATALEQLTLTAREGKTQPAEMQGGTITITNIGVFGMDTGTPILNTGEVAIVALGTIKQKPWVVDGEVRPRYVTTIGGSFDHRVVDGDVASRFLADVASIIEEPALLLE
- a CDS encoding alpha-ketoacid dehydrogenase subunit beta, with the translated sequence MAKAITAGLREAMRNDPKVLLMGEDIGALGGVFRVTEGLLAEFGDRRVLDTPLAESGIVGTAIGLAMRGYRPVVEIQFDGFIFPAFDQITTQLARLTLRHDGSVPMPVVIRVPYGGHIGSIEHHQESPEAYFAHTPGLRVVSPSSPHDAYWMIQEAIASNDPVLFFEPKSRYWPKGPVDHDHSGLPLHSSRIVRRGDDLTLVGHGAMVATLLQAADIAAEEGRSLEVVDLRSLSPIDYGPIVDSVQRTGRLVVAQEAYGSVSVGSEIAATVAERAFYSLEAPVLRVSAFDTPFPPAALETEYLPSADRVLEAVDRALAF
- a CDS encoding thiamine pyrophosphate-dependent dehydrogenase E1 component subunit alpha, with the protein product MAAPSRDFTAPTVQLLTPEGDLRPTPEAEAYLPIVEALPDATLEQFYRDMVISRRLDVMGANMQRQGQLALWVPSHGQEAAQVGSARAARPQDHIFPSYREHVVGMIRGLDPVGIMRLLKGATLGGWDPAENGNFHLYTLVLASQTLHATGYAMGLQFDGATATGDPEADAAVLVYYGDGSTSQGDANEALVFASSYQTPQVFFVQNNQWAISVPVSRQSRSPLSLRGGGFGMPGLRIDGNDVLVSYAVTRQALEEARAGEGPSFIEAVTYRMGAHTTADDPTKYRTDDEVAFWTARDPITRYRTWLERRGAASAFFDEVDEEAADVAADVRSRTLEITAPPRSDIFAHVYSEPHPLVEAQAAWLEEYENSFEGDQA